From the genome of Brassica oleracea var. oleracea cultivar TO1000 chromosome C4, BOL, whole genome shotgun sequence:
AAACAAAATAATATAATTCTATGTTTAAACATACACTTAAAAATTTAATTCTATGTTTAAACATAAATTTATATATGTTATATATGTACATCTATACTTTATTTTATCATTTTTTTTACTCATTCATAATATAGTAATATTTTTAGTAAAAAAAAAAAAGAAGAACTGAAAATCCATTGGACAAGTTTTGAAGAAAACCATTGAAAACCATGATTTTCTTTTTTTTGTTTAGGAATAGATATTTGTTTTTATTTAAATAGTTTCTCTGTATTTTTAATTGGTGATTTCTGTAGATATTACTTTATGTATGTACAAATATTTTAACAAAAAAAAAGTAACAACAGTTTGTAAAGAAAAACCAAAAAAATATAGATTTTAGTTTTGTGTAGAAAGAGTTAAGGTCTGACTGGTGACCATTCGGGAAACAAGAGGAACAAACAGAAAAGGAATATACGGGAAAAAAATAGCAGGAATGAAAAGGAATGGTTGTTCCTTCTCAAATTTAACAAGGAATAATTTTATCCTTTAATTCTCTACAAAAACAGGAACGAGAGGGAATGAGAAGGAATTATTATTCCTTGCGAATGGTGATTTTTTATAGGAACGTTAGGGAATGCATTATTCCCCATCATTCCCCGGTCACCATTCATACCCTTAGTTTTCTTAAAATCTGGTTTCCCTAAATTTTAGGGAATCTACTTTAGAAAAATCTTGATTGATACAAAAATAGTTTTTAGAGAATCAAAAACCAAAAACCATTTTAAAAACCACAAACAATCAACCTCTAAATATTGATCGGAATATGTAGAGCATAATCGTAATCCTAATGCTAATGCTCTATGCCATATAGACTTTTTGGCTATATGAAATCTTGTCGTTGTTTGATGCTTTGCTAATGCTCTATTTCCCCAAAACAAATTGCCATACTTACAGTTGAGTTTTCATTAATATTAACCAGAAAATAGTTTGAATTCTCATGAAACGTGAACATATTGGTGAGACCTGATAAAAATGACACCTTATTCAGAATACATGAAAGAATGTACACATCTACTACCTAAATGCTAAGCAGAAATTGGTTAATTAAACATAATATACAAACTCCAATCGATAACAAGATTGTACACAGTAAATAAATAAATAAATAAATATATATATATATATAAACACGTTTTGCTAATTCAAACAAATGAAAAATGGGTTTACGTAATTCAAACCCTACGTGTATTGATAGTGGTCAAATTTAGGCACATGGTTTGGAGTCGGATCATAAAGCCTAAAGCCATTTCTCGAACTCTAGAGTATTCATCGAGGTCAATTTAGGCACATGGTTTGGAATCAGATCATGAAGCTTAAATATATTTTTAATAGGAAATAAGAAGTTTGTTTGACTCAAACATAGAACCCACTAAGTAGTAAGTGGTGAAAGTCAAAAGTAGAGAAAATGAAAACGTGAAAAGGAAAGCTCATGCATAAGCATTATCTAGATACATAATACTTCGCTCAAAGATCTTGTTATCTTAACTTACGCCATACGCGCCTNNNNNNNNNNNNNNNNNNNNNNNNNNNNNNNNNNNNNNNNNNNNNNNNNNNNNNNNNNNNNNNNNNNNNNNNNNNNNNNNNNNNNNNNNNNNNNNNNNNNTTTCTGTTTGACTCCAAGTTTTGAGTCACTTTTGCAAAAAACCCTTTTAAAAACCACAAACAATCAACCTCTAAATATTGATCGGATAATGTAGAGCATAATCGTAATCCTAATGCTAATGCTCTATGCCATATAGACTTTTTGGCTATATGAAATCTTGTCGTTGTTTGATGCTTTGCTAATGCTCTATTTCCCCAAAACAAATTGCCATACTTACAGTTGAGTTTTCATTAATATTAACCAGAAAATAGTTTGAATTCTCATGAAACGTGAACATATTGGTGAGACCTAAAAAATGACACCTTGTTCAGAATACATGAAAGAATGTACACATCTACTACCTAAATGCTAAGCAGAAATTGGTTAATTAAACATAATATACAAACTCCAATCGATAATAAGATTGTACACAGTAAATAATAAATAAAAATCTATATATATATATATTATATAAACACGTTTTGCTAATTCAAACAAATGAAAAATGGGTTTACGTAATTCAAACCCTACGTGTATTGATAGTGGTCAAATTTAGGCACATGGTTTGGAGTCGGATCATAAAGCCTAAAGCCATTTCTCGAACTCTAGAGTATTCATCGAGGTCAATTTAGGCACATGGTTTGGAATCAGATCATGAAGCTTAAATATATTTTTAATAGGAAATAAGAAGTTTGTTTGACTCAAACATAGAACCCACTAAGTAGTAAGTGGTGAAAGTCAAAAGTAGAGAAAACGAAAACGTGAAAAGGAAAGCTCATGCATAAGCATTATCTAGATAGAGAGTACTTCGCTCAAAGATCTTGTTATCTTAACTTACGCCATACGCGCCTTCTTGACAACCTGCGAAGCTGGATTGGCCACCTTGTTTGACACATCACCATTTGTATCCGTACCACCATTCAAAGCTGCTTCACCACTGCTCTCTCCAGATTCGATCTTAGCAGGAATTGGATTATCACCTGGCATGTCGCCACCATCATCATCGTACCCTCCCTGTTACAGTCGGATGGTTATAAATAGACACATAGTCAAAGAGTGTAACATATAAGCACCATTAAACTTACATTGTCAACGAAGTGAGGGAGGGGCACACGATCATGTTCATCAAAAATGCGTGTGATGGTGAATGTCTGATGGCTCGCCGTATTTCTTTCCTTCCATGTATGTAATAAACAGAGGCATCCGAGAGTCCTCAGGGTTCACACCTTTTTCAGCCTATTTGTCGGAGGAAATATCGTAAATGTGTTAGAAAATAGTAGATGATAAAGACAATAAGAGGCAAACTTCAAACTTACCAACATTTGACCAGCTTGACTTGCTTTGAGGTTATGTAATTTTGTCATTACATCATCAAAACAAACAAAAAAACCTTCAGCAGTATCATCAGCAATGTCCATCTCAATTCGGTAGCTGAGAAAATAAGCATTTCTCAAAATAAAAATATTGATTCTTATGAATACACATACGAAGAGAAACAAAATTGTATATTAAACGATGTTACATACCGGAGAGCACCAACAGCATGAGCATTATCGCATCGCACACATGCAAATGAGGAGTCAGTGCGCTGCAGCTTTTGGTGCATTCAGAGCAAGTGACGTAACACCATCCTTTCTCTAGGTCGACGCCAGTAACTCTCCCAGTGCATATGAACTCAATATTCTGCATGTTATATATAAGGTTTATAGACAGAATCACACCAACCAAATATTAAAACAACACGGGTAGCTACTTTACCCGAGACGGTGCAGTGATGACAAAACTATTGAGCTCAGCTATTGTCAGGAGCTCAACCTTTGCATACCCTCTCAGGAGTGGTGCGGCCAATGGAAGACCAGTGTCTCTGGCGACCAACCTATATTATATATATACACAGTGCTCAGTCGGGTTACATGCATGAAGACACATCTATATAAAATAACCGATTAACTTACCTGTAAATACAGGTTCTCCTGCATTTGTTTCGTTGTCTTAGTAAATGTGTATTTCCGACATGGAATTAAGGAACAAACGGCCTATACATAATGACAGTTTGAGCAGTGTATTAAAGAGGTCTAGCAATCTTTATATATAAGATCAGATAATACTCAATAATCTGAAGCAACTCAATACCTCCAACCATTTTTGGGTTAATGTTTGTAGCAACAATCACCCTGAAACAGATCATGAAACGACACAATAAGCACTTGATTATACATACTATGTCTTGTCTTAGACAGGAACCCGGATGTAAGTAGTTATTTGCTTACAGCATGGCTCTACTGTTGAGGACAAATAGAGGAACTTCACTTGTTAAGTAGTTATTACTCAAGAACCTAAAGCACCAAAAAGAATTAGTTTTTTTTTTCTTTTTCCAAGCCACGGGTTAAATCATCAACAAAACTTTGATAATTTAATGTGAGATCTTGATCCAATCATTAGAGCCAAATAGATGTGGTAAGAGAGAGTTTTGACTTACATTTGTCTTTAGTTGAGGCACATTAGTGAGTCGTCATCCCCGGGTAAATCCGAGCTAAAAGGATTCACAACAGGTTTCCTCACATTATCCATCCCATAGTATAAACTTGTAATCTTAAAATAATCTAGAGATTAAGAAAATCATACAAACACTGATTTTTACTATCTCGTTTACTGTGATGGATGGAGGAAAGAAGGCGAAAGGACTGATCGAAACCCAACCAACGGAATCGTCACACAGACTTCTGCATCTCAGTCTCTCTAATGGCCGATTTAGACGATTGTGGTGGAACCCTACATCACGTCTCTAATGGTGGATTTAAACAAAGCTGCTTCGTCTTCAACCGTAGAGTTTCTCCCCCGACTCTTCCGCTTCATCTTCTCCGATCTCTATTTTTCTTTTTCCCGTTACCTTCTCATCAATGGCGATTTTAAAGCGAATCTTCACTGTTTTGTTCCACCTCCCCTTCATACTTCTCCTATATAAGATTTTTTACAAAAACTAATTTTATAATTCCTTGACCTCTGATAAATTCCTAAGATGTTAAATAAACTATAATTTAACATTTTATAACAAATATTTTTCAGAAAAAGGTTCGACGTCACAACTCGATGAAAACCCAATCGTAGCATGCTCAAAATGTGGTGCGTTAATGTGGACTTCTGAAAGCACCGGTACGGATCACAAATCAGGTGCACCAACTTTCACCATTTGCTGTAACCATTGCCAAATCAGGCTTCCACCTATCAATCAGCCCCCGGCCCTTTTAGAAAAACTCCTTCAAACTATATGGTTTCGAGATACTATCCGAGTCTATAATTCTGTACTTGCCTTTACATCCGTTGGAATGAAAATGGATTATAGTGTGGTCCACGCACCTGGTCTTTATACTATACGGATCCAAGGTCAAACCTACCACAGAATAGGCTCGCTTATACCGTGACAAGGCTGTCTCCCAGAATATCTGCAGCTTTATATATTTGATACAAGCAACGAACTCAGAAATCGCCTAAATGCGATGGGCCAAACCTCGGCAGAAGGTAATCTCGATGACTCAACACTAGCGCTCCTCATCGAGATGATTGACGAGCATAATTGTTTAGCTAAGATTTTCCGACGTGCACGAGACCACTACGAAAACGTCGGATCAGAGTTTGCTATTAGGTTACTCCCAGATAAAGGGAAGGGGAAAGAATACAATCTTCCGAGTACAAGCGAGGTGGCAGGTCTCATCGTGGGGGATATAACATCAACAATTGGAGAATGAGATATAGTGGTCCAGTTTCAATCTGACACTTTGCAGAAGATACGAGACGATCACCCTCTATACATGAGCTTACAATATCCTCTTTTGTTTCCGTATGGTGAATATGGGTTTCACCCAGAGATCCCCCTACTTCTTGAGACAGGCACTTCAAGAACAAGGCAATTCCTAACTATACGGCAATACTACGCCTCTCAGATTCAAACACGTCCTAACCAAGGGATGACGTTGATTAAAGGAGGTCGTCTCCTCCATCAATTTATTGTGGATGTTTATACAACAATTGAGGAAGATCGATTGAGGTGAGCGAGGAATAATCAAGAAATCTTGCGGGCCGAGCTCTATAGCAATGTCCTTGATGCTGTAAGCAAAGGTGACACTGATGCTAAAATTATTGGTCAGAGATTTATACTGCCGCCGAGTTTCACTGGGGGGGCCCGGTACTTAGTTGAGAAATATCACGATGCTATGGCTATTTGCAGAGAATATGGAAATCCAGATTTGTTTATCACGATGACGGCCAATCCTAACTGGAGTGAGATTAAAGAACATCTTGGGAAATACGGTGGAGATTCTCCGAATGATAGACCATACATCGAATGTCGAGTCTTTAAGATGAAGTTAGATCAACTCCTCAAGGATTTCAAAGTAGGAACTTTCTTCAAGCCATACACAGCAGCTCTCCACCAAATAGAATTCCAAAAGAGAGGTCTCCCTCATGCACATATATTACTGTGGATAGGAAACTCTACCAGAACACCCAGTGCAGAAGAAGTGGATAAAATAATTTCGGCCGAGCTCCCAAACAAAGAGGAAGACCCAGTTGCTTACAGCTTAGTCACAAAACACATGATCCATGGTCCATGTGGGCTTCTGGATCCGAAGTCACCGTGTATGGAAAATAATGTTTGCACGAAAAAGTATCCTCGGCCGTATAACAACAACACTTCGATTGACAAATCCGGGTATGTGTTATATCGTCGACGCCGAAACGACGATGCGTCTACAGTAAAGGCTGGGGCTGTACTAGACAACACTTTTGTTGTACCTCATAACATTAAGCTTCTGAAGAAGTACGAAGCTCATATTAATGTTGAATGGTGTAATCGTACAAGCGCGGTGAAATACTTATTCAAGTACATAACCAAGGGCGTTGACCGAGAAACAACTGTTATTGAGAACGGAAATACATCAGCTACATCTGACGCCACGGGATCTGGAGGATCAAAGGAAAAAGTCGTCAGGCAACGCAATGAGATCCAAGACTACATCGAAGCCCGATATTTATCAGCTTGTGAGTCTATGTGGCGGACTTTCGCATTCCACATACACAAAAGAAAGTCATCAGTTGAGAAGCTTATCATTCACTTGGAAGGCGAACATAATATTACGATTACGGTTAAATCAACAGATAACCTCGGCCGTGTAATCCGCAAACCAGGTATCGAGAAGACAATGTTCACTGAATGGATGGTTTTATGCAGAAGGTCAGCGTTTGCGCAGACACTGACATATGTGCAGATTCCTGAATATTTTGTATGGAACAACAGTGCTAAGGTGTGGACTGAACGTAAAAAAGGAAAAACCATTGGCCGAGTCGTAGCTGTTCATCCTTCAGCAGGCGATCGATACTATCTGAGGATCCTCATTAATAAGATTAAGGGTCCTAGAAGTTATGACGAGCTAAAAACTTACAACGACGTGAAATACCCTGACTTCAAATCAGTTTGCCAGGCACGAGGCTATTTGGATAATGATGTTGAATGGCTCGAGAGTATGTCAGAGGGTGCTCGAACGGCCACCCCATACCAGCTTCGTGATTTGTTCGTCACATTCCTAAACAATTGCTTCGTCGCAAGCCATAAAGGACTATGGGAACACTCATGGAAATCAATGAGCGAGGACATACTTCACAAGAGGCAAAGGATCTTAGGCCACGCGAATCTGGAACTGGACGATAAGACCCTGGAGCAATACACATTGATAGAAGTAGAAAAGTTGATGCACATGCAAGATCGCTCCTTAAATGATATTAAAGATATGCCGAAGATCAACCCTGTTTTGCTCAAAGAATTGGGGAACAGTCTGTGGAACCAAGAAATGGATTACGATCTTGCTGAGGAAACACTAAGACATGACAAGCAGTACAACCTACTCAATGCTGAACAGCTTGCAATCTATGGTTCAGTCTTAGACTCTGTTGATAAAAAAGAGGGAAAAATTTTCTTCGTATATGGCGCAGGAGGCACAGGAAAAACATTCCTTTACCAGACTATCATATCCAGACTCCGCTCAAGAAAACAAATTGTTCTACCGGTTGCTTCTTCGGGAATAGCCACATTGCTTCTACCAAACGGGAGAACAGCTCACTCTTGCTTCAATATTCCGTTGAAGCTCGAGGAAGATAAGCTCTGCAACATCAAACCAGGTACAATGCTGGCTGAACTAATTGAGGAAACGGACCTCATAATTTGGGATGAGGCACCTATGACACACAAACATGCTTTCGAAGCATTAGACAAGTCGTTGAAGGACATAATGTCTATGAAAAACCCACCCGCAAAGAATCAGCCTTTTGGCGGCAAGACAGTTATGTTAGGCGGTGATTTCAGACAGACCCTACCGGTCATTCCACAAGGTAGTAGAGCTGATAGTGTATTAGCTTCGATAAGCCATTCATATCTATGGAATAGCTGCCACAAGTTCTCTTTGAAGGTATCAAGAGATTACTTCAGCTTAGACAGTTTTGAGTTATCAAATACTACATCAGATCAAAATGATACATTATACTCTGTTGAGTATCTCCTATGCCAGGTAAGAATCTTTTTATATAAATAACCATAGCTTGGTATTTACTTAAATTTAAGTTAACTAACTTATTCTTAACCAATTTCAGGTTATTTTTTCTTATGGTCCACAACGCAGCTTCTGATCTTCAAAAGACTTGATCTCTTTCTTACATTATTTATGATTACTTAGCTACTCTTATTGTTTTTAAACAATTGCATAAACTCGATATTCACCAATTTTCCAAACATTTTGGAAAACACAATGCTTCCATTCCAAACAAAAACATTGAAATTTATAATCAAAAATCGACTATCAACACACTTTTCCCAGAGTTTAAAAGAGGTCATCTTATATCTGCCTAAACCGGTCTTCTCTCATGGTCAACTTTATGTGGCCCTCTCACGTGTCACAAGCAAAGCAGGATTAAAGATCATCAAAACCGAAGATTCCCAACATCTGAAAGTGAAGAACATAGTCTACAAAGAAATATTCAAAGGCCTTCTTCCCGCCAAAGGTAATTTAAAATAACTTATAGTTTTCACTCCCATCATTTTTCGAGGTCTTCTGATAAAATACTATATTCACAGATTAGCAATGCCCGACATATCAACCAAGCGATAATACAAGCCAAAAAAGAAGGGACTTACACGTAGGTTTTCTCTCAGCTAAGCCAGGTAGGAACATTTTCATATAAATAGCAATACTATTGTATTTACCTAAACTTATGTTAACTAACTTATTCTCAACCAATTTCAGACCATTTGTTTTTTATGAACCTCAACAACTTCTGATCTGCGAAAGATTTAATTTGTTTTTTACATTGTCTATTTTACTTAGCTACTTTTTTAGATTTTAAACAATTGGATAAACTCGATATTCACCAATTTTTCGGACATTTTGGAACATACGATACTTTCATTTCAAAAAAAAAATTGAAACTTATAATCAAAATCTAATTATCAATTCACTTTTCCGCGCATCGCACGGAGAGAGGACCTAGTATATATAATTAATGTACATTATAGCTGGGCTGTAAACCCTATGAAAAGTTAGGAAGGTGGAAAACGGGGACTTTTGTTTCGGATGGTCAAAGGTTGTGGGTGGGTCTTATACCATAAAAAAAAAACTCTTCAACGGATCTTGAGGAGAACAAGACATTGATGTTGTATGACCGCACCGATGAAGCATAACCTTCGAATGCTATTGGTTTATGTGCGCTGTGTGGTTGGTAATAATTTAACATCACTAGGAGTAAGTGGCGTTATTCAACTCCATAGGTAGTTTCTTCAATTAATACAGTATTATGAAGATAAACACTAAAAGAAAAGCCTCCCAGTAAACAATATTGTGCGGAGCTGAATTCAATGACGTCTAAATGATAACAAGTTTTTTATACGATTATGCCCAACTGGTTACATACCTTATCTTTAAAAATGTCTCGAACATCAATTATTAATAGAAGATGAATAACAGTCTTCGAAAGGTTAGTACCAACCTATAGAAGACGACAAAACAGAGGAGTTTATATGCTCCTTTTAGTATTGTATAGATGTTAGTTTTAAAGATTTTTAACAAACTGTGTTTTTATCAAAGTTTATTATGGTTGTAATATATGTATATATATAATATATGGATCATTTTCTCATTAAGGGTTTGAACATATACAATATTGCTAAATGGTGTATATGTGATATTTATAAAATTCACTACGTTTGCAAATATATGTGATTAATAATCACCGCATAGCAGCTATAGAAGATTTTACATATATATTTCCAGCTCAAGCTAACAGACTTCAATTTCAGTTCAAAACACCAAACCTTCACCATTTCATGTATTTTTGCTGAGCAAGAACCCCCACCTCTGCCAACCTTTGTTATAGATGTTAGTATCTATTCCTAACAAAAAAAAATGCAATCGCTCTATTTATTGCGCTATAAACAGGGTGGTGCAGATGTCCCTGTAGCTGAGCTGCCTGGAGTGGAGACCCATCAATCTGCTGATGGTAAGATTCCGATGTTGCGGCGGTGCCAACTACTTCTAAAGATCCACTTGGTCTGGATGAGAAAGCAAGCAAGAAAGCACGTTTGGCATAAGCTCCTTTGTATAGCTTCAACAACTACAACATTTTCGAAATTTTGCTTTACCCTCTTTTCAATTTCGTATTTCCCTTTATCCCTTTTGTTTAGGGACTC
Proteins encoded in this window:
- the LOC106337818 gene encoding uncharacterized protein LOC106337818 encodes the protein MGQTSAEGNLDDSTLALLIEMIDEHNCLAKIFRRARDHYENVGSEFAIRLLPDKGKGKEYNLPSTSEVAEIPLLLETGTSRTRQFLTIRQYYASQIQTRPNQGMTLIKGGRLLHQFIVDVYTTIEEDRLREYGNPDLFITMTANPNWSEIKEHLGKYGGDSPNDRPYIECRVFKMKLDQLLKDFKVGTFFKPYTAALHQIEFQKRGLPHAHILLWIGNSTRTPSAEEVDKIISAELPNKEEDPVAYSLVTKHMIHGPCGLLDPKSPCMENNVCTKKYPRPYNNNTSIDKSGYVLYRRRRNDDASTVKAGAVLDNTFVVPHNIKLLKKYEAHINVEWCNRTSAVKYLFKYITKGVDRETTVIENGNTSATSDATGSGGSKEKVVRQRNEIQDYIEARYLSACESMWRTFAFHIHKRKSSVEKLIIHLEGEHNITITVKSTDNLGRVIRKPGIEKTMFTEWMVLCRRSAFAQTLTYVQIPEYFVWNNSAKVWTERKKGKTIGRVVAVHPSAGDRYYLRILINKIKGPRSYDELKTYNDVKYPDFKSVCQARGYLDNDVEWLESMSEGARTATPYQLRDLFVTFLNNCFVASHKGLWEHSWKSMSEDILHKRQRILGHANLELDDKTLEQYTLIEVEKLMHMQDRSLNDIKDMPKINPVLLKELGNSLWNQEMDYDLAEETLRHDKQYNLLNAEQLAIYGSVLDSVDKKEGKIFFVYGAGGTGKTFLYQTIISRLRSRKQIVLPVASSGIATLLLPNGRTAHSCFNIPLKLEEDKLCNIKPGTMLAELIEETDLIIWDEAPMTHKHAFEALDKSLKDIMSMKNPPAKNQPFGGKTVMLGGDFRQTLPVIPQGSRADSVLASISHSYLWNSCHKFSLKVSRDYFSLDSFELSNTTSDQNDTLYSVEYLLCQGGADVPVAELPGVETHQSADDGQLAPWIVWALWTARNKLIFNNKMYTAEEVITHAVAAAREWLNAQSKEQRHSPHPQASRTTSPREAVIQTDAAWKIDTRTTGLGWSIRKTGETLNFQSVNCFVSSPLIAEGLAMREAVKKCKELGLRHIRLESDSAQLIKALRSKLEPPEIYAIISDIRINCLAFETVYFAWIPRAKNSVDDGLAKQALALYQVV